In Gammaproteobacteria bacterium, the sequence CAACGCCGCGAAAATCTTTCGACGACTTTTATACATTCACCGATGCAGATCGTATGCCTTCGGGCGTGGCAAACACGCTGCGCGGTCTCATGGCGCCGATCTACGTGGTCGAGAGTTACGAACGCAACAACGGCGTTGGTGGCACGCGTCAATACAGCTATAAGTACGAAACTCGCGCGTGGATCTCTCCGGCCGCGGTTATTTAGGCTTCGCGAAGGTCACGGTCAAGGATCTGAAAGACCCGGAAGACACTACCGACGATCTCTACACGGTGAGCGCTTACAACCGGCCGCTGTTTCCCTACACGGGCTGCCCACCAGGACTGAAGTGCATCGCTCCGTGATCGATGAGACACCGCTGAGCGCAGTTACCAACGTCTACGAGCAGATGACGACCTTCGGCGCCGCGGTCAATCCGTATCTTGTAAGCAGCAGGGAGATGCGCTACGACCTGGCAGGTGAAACTGGAGCGACCCATCGTCACGGGCCTGCGGGTGGGATCTTAGTAACAAGTGCGTTGCAAATCTGAAGTCGAACGCGAGCGGCCGCCACCTGTTAGCGCGGCTTCGGCGGCCACTGCTGCTTGCCGTGGAGCAGGCGCAGAATACGCACTTCATCAGCGGTTATCGCGTAGACGAGAAAATATGGCGTGTGTCCGATGATCCACTCGCGTGTGCCCGCGACGCGACCGGGACGGCCCAGCCGCGGCTGCTCTAACAGAAGGCGCACGGCTTGCGCGATCCGCTCAGCGACGTGACGGGCGGCAAGCGGATTCTCTTGTGCGATATGGTCTTGCGCCTCAACGATCTGTTGGAGTGCGCGGCGCGTCCACTTCAGTTTCAATCTGTACGCCCCACTTGGCAAAAGCGGTTGTTACTTCATCACGTGTGGCGAATTCGTCCCGGCGCGCCTCTTCAAGCCCCGCTTCGATTTCCTGGCGCACGTAAGCTTCGTACAGCACGTCCTTCCAGGTTGCCCCTTCCGGCAAACGATCAGCCAGGGTGTGCAGTTCTTCGCGCAAGCTGGTAGCCACAAATTTACCTCCGAGATTGTCATCAATTGCAGTTTATTCCTAGTCGAAGCCTGTTCCAAATCTCGCGGTGAAGCCGTCTGTCGCGCAGTATTGTGACAATGACACCGCCGCCAATGGCATCGGCATGCTGACCAGAGAGACCAATCCCGGCTTCACCCGCACCTACACCTACGATGCCAAGAGCCGTCC encodes:
- a CDS encoding type II toxin-antitoxin system RelE/ParE family toxin; the protein is MKLKWTRRALQQIVEAQDHIAQENPLAARHVAERIAQAVRLLLEQPRLGRPGRVAGTREWIIGHTPYFLVYAITADEVRILRLLHGKQQWPPKPR